The Mucilaginibacter sp. PAMB04168 genome contains the following window.
GGTGTTTGAAATTTGGGATGTATACGCGAAAAAGCTTTTGGCAATAAACCATCGCGGCTCATGCTCATCCATATACGCGGTTGCCCCATTTGGAAGATGAGCAACACACTCGCGGTGGCTATCACTGCACTAACGGATATCACGTAACTAATGTTGGTTAAACCCACTCTTGCAAATACAAATGCCAGCGGATCGCCAACCTGCAACTCTTTGTAACTAACCATACCGGTAAGCACCAGTGCAATAAGTACATACAAAACAGTGCATACAATAAGGGAATAAATCATCCCCTTGGGTAAGTCGCGCTGTGGGTTCTCACATTCCTCGGCAGTAGTAGAAATGGCGTCAAAACCTATATAGGCAAAAAACACGCCCGATACGCCTTTCATCACCCCGCTAAAGCCATTAGGCATAAAGGGGTGCCAGTTGGCTGGTGTAACGTAAAAAAATCCTAAAACAATTACAGCAATCACCACGCCTACTTTGAGCAGTACCATGGCGTTGGTTACTTTTTTGGTTTCGCGTATACCAACGTATACGAGGTAGGTAATCAGCACTACAATTAATAAAGCCGGCAGGTTTGCTACAAATTTTATTCCGCCTATGCCGGGCGCTGTGCTCCAGGCAAGGGCTTCGGCTTTAATACGTTCCGTTATTTCGGCAGCATGGCCGGATGCTGTTAGCTGCTGCAACTGTTCGTACCCCTTAAAGGCCGAAAAGTAGTCCATAGTGAGATAACGGGGCAAATGAATGTGAAAACCTTCGAGCAGGTTTACAAAGTATTCGCTCCATGATATTGCAACCGCAATGTTACCAATGGCATATTCCATCAATAAATCCCAGCCAATAATCCAGGCTATTAATTCACCAAAAGAAGCATAAGCATAGGTATAAGCGCTGCCAGCTACCGGTATACGTGAAGCAAACTCAGCATAGCACATGGCCGAAAAGCCACAGGTAATTGCCGTAAGTATGAACAGAATGCTAACTCCCGGTCCGCCGTTAAACGAGGCGGTGCCTATGGTTGAGAATATACCGGCGCCCACTACAGCAGCAATACCCATCAGGGTTAAATCTTTTACACGGAGTTCTTTTTTGAGGTGTGTGCCTGAGTGTTCGCTGTCGCTAAAGCCGCTTTGCACATCGGCCAGAATTTTATCAAGGGATTTTTTGCGAAATATACTTTTCGACATGTACGTTAAATAGTTTGCAGTACCAAACATAACCAAATTTTATGTGATTAGTTATATTGTGCTTAATTTGTAACATGAACGCCCGCATTACCGATGTTTTACACCAGATAAGACTATTCTTTTTACCATATTTAGCTGTATTAGTTACTTGTTTAATAATCAAGATTAACTACACCCGTGAAGAGATCTATTTTTCCCTAAACGCGCTACACAGCAACATCGGCGATTATATCTTTCCCTACGCCACCCACTTAGGCGAATTTTATATGGTACTCATCATAACTTTTATTATGCTTTGCCATAGTTACCGTAAAACGCTTTTAGTAGCTACTAGCTTCGCCATTAGCGGTATATTGGTACAAATTGTAAAACACATTTACCATGCGCCACGGCCTGTGGTATACTTCGAAAAGCAATTGAGCACCATTCACTTTGTAAAGGGCATTAACATGTTGCATAACAACAGTTTTCCTTCCGGCCATACGGTTACGGCATTTTCTGCAGCGGTAGTGCTGTCATATGTGGCAGTAAACAAACGTTACGGCTTTATCTTTTTGTTGTTTGCTATGTCGGTTGCCTATTCGCGCATGTACTTGAGTCAGCACTTTTTTGAAGATGTTACAGCTGGTTCTATATTGGGCACCTTCAGCACTATTATGTGGATAACTTGGCTGGATAACAGGCCATTTATGCATTCACAAGGTTGGAGCAGGGGTATATTAAAAAGAAAATGATCGTATTAGCCCAATAAATAGCTGTTGCAATCGTCGCCCCCAAATTATAACTATAAAAAAAGCCTGCTCGTAAGCAGGCTTTTTTTATAGTTATAATGTATTAAATCACACGATTGATGGTAACCGTTTCGGGATCGGTAAGCATGAGTGGTACCTTTTCTACCGTTACAAAGCTCAGGTCTAAGCCAAAGCCTCGTTCTTCAGATATACTCACCTTTTTAAGCTGGCTATATGCGGCCATAATAATGCGCTCGTAAAAAGACAGGTTATGTGAGCGGGAAAGCACTTTTTCAATTACCACAAATCTAAAGTCGCCCACAATTTTACGCTTGCTGAGAGATTCATACCTGCTGGTGATATCCACCTCGCCGTTCTTAACCAGGTCTTCTACTACTTTGCGGAATAAGAGGTTTATTTGCTGCCCTACCCTAAAGCCCAGTTTAAAGTCGATACGGATTAGTTTGTTTGGCACTAAAAAGTCCACTTCGTAATCGCGGGTATAGGGCTCATCCATAACGTCAACATGCACCAACCAGTACACATCGGCACGTTTAGGTTGCTTTTGCAGTATAGAGTAAATAATCTTCGACTCGAGCTCGGAGTTAAAATTGGCGCTGGTAAGGTAAACTAATTGCGAGGCATACTTAGGTACCGATTCGTCTTCACTCAACTCTTTTAAGATATCATAGTAGTCTTCAACTTCAACAAACTTAACATAGCGGTTACGGATTTTACGGGCAGTGTGCCAGGTCCACATTACGCCGAAGAGCACCACACCTATAGTTACGGTAAACCAGCCACCAGCAGCAAACCGGCCCAGATTTCCGTATAGAAAAGTACCTTCAACCAGTACGTAAACCACCAGGAACAAATTGATCAGATAGGATGGCACCTTACGTCTTCTCAAAAATTTAGACACCAAAATGGTAGTCATGAGCATGGCAATTGTGATGCTTAAACCGTATGCAGCTTCCATCTTTTTAGACTCCTGGAAAAGCAATACCACGCCAACACAGCCCGCTAATAAAATCCAGTTGATGCTGGGCACGTATAATTGTCCCTTTTGCTCAGACGGATAATTGATTTTTACCTTAGGCCACAAGTTTAAACGCACCGCCTCGGCAATAAGCGTATATGACCCCGAAATTAATGCCTGACTGGCGATAATAGCCGCTATAGTAGCTATACCGATACCAAATATCAAGAACCATTCGGGCATTATTTGATAGAACGGATTCAGTTTATCCAGATCAAGCTTTTGCCCGTTGTGTTGCAGTAACCATACGGCCTGCCCCAGGTAATTGATAATTAAACAGCTTTTTACATATACCCAACTCGCCCTAATATTTTTACGACCGCAATGGCCAAGGTCTGAATACAAAGCCTCAGCCCCGGTTGTACACAAAAACACCCCACCTAATATGGCAAAAGCAGCCGGATCGGTGGTTAATATATGGTAAGCGTAGTAAGGGTTTAGTGCCTTCACTACCGATGGCATCTCCACAATGTAATTAACACCAAGTACACCAATCATGGTAAACCATATAAACATCATCGGACCGAAAGCCTTACCCACTAAGGAGGTACCAAACTGCTGGATAAAAAACAAGAAAGCAATAATGGCAATAACCACGCTCATGGTTGGCAAATGAGGATACCGGGTGTGCAGCCCCTCAATAGCCGAAGATATGGTAATTGGTGGTGTAATAATACCATCGGCGAGCAGAGCGCAGCCACCAACTATGGCCGGTATAATAAGCCATTTGGCACGCCGGCGTACTAAAGAGAATAGAGAAAATATGCCGCCCTCGCCTTTATTATCGGCCTGAAGCGTGATCATGACATACTTTATAGTGGTTTGCAGTGTGAGCGTCCAGAAGATACACGAGACGCCGCCTAATACCAGTGCTTCTGAAATTGGCTCTTCCCCTACAATTGCTTTAAAAACGTATAAAGGTGATGTACCAATATCGCCATAAACAATTCCTAAACTGATAAGCAACCCGGCGGCTGTCAGTTTTTGCAGATCTTTATTGTGTGATGACACTTTTAGAATGAATAAAATTATAAAATTCAGAACATGCGCAGAATAACGCATAACAGGCTGTCACCTGTTTAAAATCAACTGATTAGTAGCATAACCAGCCAAATCAATTTTTGTTAAAAATTGTTAAAAAATGTATATGTACTTTTTACACTGTAACGATTAACTTGATTTATTAGTACCTTTGTAATTGAATGTAAATATGGGGCAAAGATATACTTTTAATCATTTATGGATAATATTAATTGCTTCGGCAATGGCCATAAACTTTGCCTTTGCTGCGGGGCCCGGTAAGGACATGCGGCGCGACACTATTTATGTGCGTAAACCAAAGGTTAATCAAAAAAGTTCTTACCTTAAAAATGGCATCAGCGTCGCTTCAATGCCACAGGTAAAGCCGTCGCCTTACTCAAACATAAAGCCGAGCGTACAAACCAATACCGATAAGCTGCTCAGCAATGTGCAGATATACCCAGTTACCGTAACCGATCAAATAACACTGAAATACATGTTATCGCGCAACAGCAACGTGACAATTAAAATTATGGATGTGTTAGGCAACAATGTGGCTACTTTGTTTTCTGACAGGGTGGAATCTGGCGAAAAGACCTTTGTTCATAACATTGCTACAAACAGGTTAACCAGCGGTTTTTATTTCTTAAGGGTAATGGTAGGCACCGAATCGGTGATAAAGCGTATTACGATACTGTAAAACTTTTACATTCTTATTTAAGCGCTCAATTTGCTTCCCAAACATGTCTTTTCTTAAAGCAGGTATTGCAAAAAAATCTTTTTACAGGTAAGAAAAAGAACAAGCGCTTTACTAGGCGCGTGCGTGGCACACGATAGCTGTAAGGCTTTTTGCACTTACGGCAATAAGGTATTCTCTCTTCCATTTTACGGGATCTTAACCTCCATAAGAAAAGCGTTGACTGGTTGCTCTAAATATATAAAATCATTAAAACTTATGCTTGAACTTTAAGTTATTATTTCTGTTACTTGAAAGTTACATGGCGCAACAACTTAAATTATTGTGTAAATAATATAGATTTGGCCTTGTACACACTATTTTGCTATGAAGATAATTGCCATTGGCCGCAACTACGCCGAACACGCTAAAGAACTGAATAACCCTGTGCCTACTACGCCGGTAATATTTATGAAACCGGACACTGCACTGCTTAAAGACAATAAGCCTTTTTATCATCCGGAATTTTCGCAGGATGTACACCACGAGATTGAACTGGTATTGAAGGTAAGCAAAGAAGGCAGGCACATCAGCGAAAAATTTGCAGGCGATTATTTTGACGAAATAGGTTTGGGAATTGATTTCACCGCCCGCGACATTCAAAGCCGTCATAAAGAGAAGGGCTTGCCATGGGAACTGGCCAAAGGGTTCGACCACTCTGCACCTATCAGTAACTTTTTACCCAAAAGCCAGTTTGCCGACTTATATAACATCAATTTAAAACTTGATGTAAACGGGCAAACACGCCAGGACGGTAACACCAAAGACCTGCTGTTTTCTTTTGAGCGGCTAATTGCTTTTGTATCTCAATACATTACCCTTAAAAAAGGCGACTTGATCTTTACCGGTACCCCTGAGGGCGTAGCTGCCGTTAAACCGGGAGACCACCTTGAAGGTTACCTGGAAGGGCAAAAACTACTCGATTTTCACGTTAAATAAGCTGATGCTAAAAAATATTATTTGTTTGCTGGGAGGCATAGCTATGTTCACATGTAGCCATGCGCAAGATATTGTAAAAAGTAAAACTTACCCCGTGGGTGCGTTTCAGTACCCGCTCGATTTACCGCCAAGTACGGCTGGCTCCTTTGGTGAGTTGCGTGCCAATCACTTTCATTCTGGGCTCGATTTCAGGACCAACCGCCGAATAGGCTACCCTGTTCATGCTGCCATGTATGGTTACGTGTCGCGTTTGCGTGTGCAACTAGGCGGCTTTGGCAATGCGGTTTACTTAACTCACCCTAACGGCTATACAACGGTTTACGGCCATCTCGATCACCTGACACCCGAACTGGCCAAGGCCGTGCGTCAGTACCAGTATGAGCACCAAACTTATGAGGCCGATTTCAGGCTGCAGCCATTTCAATTCCCGGTTACTAAAGGGCAGCTTATTGCCATATCGGGCAATACCGGCGCTTCAGGCGGGCCACACCTGCATTTTGAAATACGCGATTCGTTAACCGAAGAAACTGTTAACCCTCAACTGTTTGGCTTAACCATCCCTGATAATATTCCGCCAGCAATTAACAGCATCACTTTATATCATCTTAATGGCCACCCTTTTAGCGAAAACACCTTGCGCCAGTATTATGACGTATCAGGTGCTGGCGGCAACTACCGCTTAACCAAACCGCAAACCCTGTTTTTAAGTGGCGATATAGGCTTCGGTATAACCGCTTACGATCAGAACAGCTCATCGGTTAACCGCAATGGCTTTTACTCACTACAACTAAAGGTTGATGGCCGTACAGTGTATACGTTCGCAGTTGAACGTTTTGCATTTGACCAAACACATGCTATTAACGGCTATATCGACTATCCGCAATACATCAAAGCCAGGCGCTGGATACAAAAATGTTTTGTGCCGCCGGGCAGCCATATCTCACTTTATCCGCAGTCAGAAGACCGGGGCGTTGTCAGCTTCCGCGACACTTTGCTGCACGATGTGGAATATGTGGTTAAGGATATAGCCGGCAATACTTCTACCCTGAAGCTTAAAGTACAATCCAGCATTGCTAAGGACAGGCCGGTGGTTAATTACACCGGTACCCGCTTCCGGTACGATCAGCGTAACGAGTTTAACAGCGGCCCGCTTAAAGTGGTAGTTTCTCCCGGTAATTTATATGATGATGTGGATTTTCAGTACAGTCTGCTACCGCAAAAGCCGGGCACATACTCGGCCACGCACCGTGTACACAACCGGCTCACCCCTATTCATCTTAACTATGACTTATGGATAAAGCCAGATGCCAGCATTGGCAGCCTGGCTAATAAAGCAGTAATCGTAAACGCCATGGGCGGCTCAGTGGGCGGCATTTACCAGGATGGCTATGTTAAAGCTAAACCAGCTTCATTTGGCGACTTTTATATACGGATTGATACCGTTGCACCGATAATAACCCCAATTAACATTCGCAATGGCAGTAACCTGGCCGGTGTACGCAGTATTGCCTTGCGCACAAGCGACAACCTCTCTGGCGTAAAAACCGTGGTAGGCAAGATTGACGGTAAATGGATTTTGCTGGAACAGGATTATAAAACCCGTGTTTTTAGATATACCTTTGACGAAAGCATTACGGCGGGTAAACATACTTTTGAGGTAACCGTTACCGACCAAAAAGATAATGTATCGCAGTATGCGGCAGCATTCAACCGATAAGTAACCTATATTTATATGGCAACATTAAACGAAGGCGATAAAGCACCTGATTTTACCGCTAAAGACCAGAACGGCAAAACCGTATCATTAGCCGACTATAAGGACAAAACCGTAGTACTCTATTTTTATCCTAAAGATGATACCCCGGGTTGTACGGCCGAAGCCTGCGATTTTAGGGACAATTACCAGTTCCTTTCAACACAAGGTTATGAAGTTATCGGCGTTAGCACCGATGACGAAAAATCGCACAAAAAGTTTGAGACCAAGTATAACCTGCCGTTTACGCTTATTGCCGACGCCGACCAGCAAATTGTAAACAGTTATGGCGTTTGGGTTGAAAAGAACATGTATGGCAAAAAGTATATGGGTACCCAGCGTACCACTTTTATCATCAACCCTGAGGGGGTTATAAGCCATATCATTAGTAAAGTAGACACCAAGAATTCATCGCAGCAAATACTGGATTTGCTCAAGGCATAAGGCTATTTTAAAAACATTTAATATCTTTAATTCTGTTATAGTAAAAACAGTTTTGTATTAAACCTATTACAATTCCATACATCCAATAGAAAGAACAATAGATGTCAGCATCCGTTAGCGATACCGAGATACTCAGCAAGTTTCAGGACGAAAAAACCCGGAACGAAGCTTTTAACTTACTGCTGAGCAAGTACCAGCAGAAAATATACTGGCACGTGCGCCGTATGGTAATTGACCATGACGACGCCGATGACCTGGTGCAGGACGTGTTTATTAAAATATGGAAGAACCTGCCCGGCTTTAGGAGCGATGCCCAGCTTTACACCTGGATGTATCGTATTGCCACGAATGAGTGCATTACGTTCTTAAATAAAAAGAAACAGAAAAATAATATACCGCTGGATGATGTATCTTATGAGCTGGCCGAATCATTAGCCGACTCAACTTACTTAAGCGGCGACAAAGTACAGTTAAAGCTGCAACAGGCTTTACTTACCCTGCCCGACAAACAGCGGTTAGTGTTTAATATGAAGTATTACGATGATATGAAGTACGAGGAAATGTCTGAAGTATTGGGAACCAGTGTGGGTGCGCTAAAAGCATCGTTCCACCTGGCAGTGAAAAAGATTGAGGCGCATTTACTATCACACGATTAATTTTCATTTTTACATTAAACCTTATTGTTTTATTTTCATCAAACGTAGGATATGGAAATCGATATAGAACATAAAGACTGGCATGAGGATGACTCATGGCGCCAAAAGTTACCAACAGGTAACCCTTTTAGCGTGCCTGCCGGATACTTTGATGACTTGAGCGAGCAGATTATATCGGGTGTACATTTAGAAGAAATTAAGCAAGCCGACGCTTTAGGAGGTTTTACCTTACCTGGAAACTATTTTACTGAATTAAGCACCAACATACAAAGCCGCATTGCCATTGAAGAAGCAATGGCTGCAGAAGGCGAGAGTTTCGCGGTTCCGGAGAATTATTTTAATGAGCTGAGCAGCAATATACAAAGTCGTATTGCTTTGGAAGAAGCGGTGGGTGAAACCGCAGAAAGCTTCACCGTACCGCAAGGCTATTTTGACGAGCTGAGCAGCAACATACAAAGCCGCATAGCTATTGAAGAAGCTCTGGCGGGTCAGACTGAAGAGTTTGCCGTTCCTGAAGGATACTTCGAAAGTTTAAGCAGTAATATACAAAGCCGCATAGCTATTGAGGAAACTGTAAGCGCTGACAGCAATGCTTATGCTGTGCCCGATGGTTACTTTAATCAGTTACAGCAAAGCATTTTAAGCCAAACAGCCCAAAAGCCGGAAACCAAAGTGGTTCAAATGCCATCAAGAGGCAATGTTGTAAGAAAACTGGTTTCAACAGCGGCATTTAAGTATGCATCTGCTGCATGTTTTGCTATCATTGTAGGATTGGCTGTTTACATGAAACAGGCCTCATTACCATCGGCAGCTCAAAACCATACATTTATGCATGAGCAATTACAAGATGTATCAACCGATGTATTGGAGAACTACCTGGAAAATCAGGCAGATGCCACCCAAACAGAACGCACCGTTATAGCTGACGGTTCGCAGCTTGATGACGACGCACTAAGAGCCGCTATTCAGGATTATGTTGACGCCCAATAAAAAATTTTGAAATGAACAACTTTGTTAAATATATAATACTTACCCTGCTTATTGTTGCCGGAGCTAAGGCTTATAGCCAGCCCCCGGCTTCGTTCAGGAACAGTAAGGGTAATTTTTCTCCTTATAAGAAGATCGAAACTGCCAGGGAGAACTACATTGATAGGCAGCTGGACCTATCTGACGATGAATCGGCTAAATTTTGGCCGCTTTATCGGCAGTACAGCCAGGAAATAAACAGCGTGCGTAAGCTGAAACGTCAAAACATGCTGAATAACCGATCAAAGGACCAAATTGATAAGGATTTGCTTTATGATCAGCAACTGGTTGATATCAAACGTAAGTACACACAGGAGTTTTCAAAGATATTACCGCAG
Protein-coding sequences here:
- a CDS encoding amino acid permease → MSKSIFRKKSLDKILADVQSGFSDSEHSGTHLKKELRVKDLTLMGIAAVVGAGIFSTIGTASFNGGPGVSILFILTAITCGFSAMCYAEFASRIPVAGSAYTYAYASFGELIAWIIGWDLLMEYAIGNIAVAISWSEYFVNLLEGFHIHLPRYLTMDYFSAFKGYEQLQQLTASGHAAEITERIKAEALAWSTAPGIGGIKFVANLPALLIVVLITYLVYVGIRETKKVTNAMVLLKVGVVIAVIVLGFFYVTPANWHPFMPNGFSGVMKGVSGVFFAYIGFDAISTTAEECENPQRDLPKGMIYSLIVCTVLYVLIALVLTGMVSYKELQVGDPLAFVFARVGLTNISYVISVSAVIATASVLLIFQMGQPRIWMSMSRDGLLPKAFSRIHPKFQTPSFATIVTGFVVAVPALFMNLTEVTDLTSIGTLFAFVLVCGGVLLLPKTEAVKGKFRIPYVNAKWIVPILFIAGMIFFWKPMMRMFAEENSHERFPFLLFIILSAALAVLSFVKNLSLIPVLGLLSCFYLMTELGYINWLRFLIWLVIGLVIYFTYGYKNSRLGKEAV
- a CDS encoding phosphatase PAP2 family protein, giving the protein MNARITDVLHQIRLFFLPYLAVLVTCLIIKINYTREEIYFSLNALHSNIGDYIFPYATHLGEFYMVLIITFIMLCHSYRKTLLVATSFAISGILVQIVKHIYHAPRPVVYFEKQLSTIHFVKGINMLHNNSFPSGHTVTAFSAAVVLSYVAVNKRYGFIFLLFAMSVAYSRMYLSQHFFEDVTAGSILGTFSTIMWITWLDNRPFMHSQGWSRGILKRK
- a CDS encoding KUP/HAK/KT family potassium transporter encodes the protein MSSHNKDLQKLTAAGLLISLGIVYGDIGTSPLYVFKAIVGEEPISEALVLGGVSCIFWTLTLQTTIKYVMITLQADNKGEGGIFSLFSLVRRRAKWLIIPAIVGGCALLADGIITPPITISSAIEGLHTRYPHLPTMSVVIAIIAFLFFIQQFGTSLVGKAFGPMMFIWFTMIGVLGVNYIVEMPSVVKALNPYYAYHILTTDPAAFAILGGVFLCTTGAEALYSDLGHCGRKNIRASWVYVKSCLIINYLGQAVWLLQHNGQKLDLDKLNPFYQIMPEWFLIFGIGIATIAAIIASQALISGSYTLIAEAVRLNLWPKVKINYPSEQKGQLYVPSINWILLAGCVGVVLLFQESKKMEAAYGLSITIAMLMTTILVSKFLRRRKVPSYLINLFLVVYVLVEGTFLYGNLGRFAAGGWFTVTIGVVLFGVMWTWHTARKIRNRYVKFVEVEDYYDILKELSEDESVPKYASQLVYLTSANFNSELESKIIYSILQKQPKRADVYWLVHVDVMDEPYTRDYEVDFLVPNKLIRIDFKLGFRVGQQINLLFRKVVEDLVKNGEVDITSRYESLSKRKIVGDFRFVVIEKVLSRSHNLSFYERIIMAAYSQLKKVSISEERGFGLDLSFVTVEKVPLMLTDPETVTINRVI
- a CDS encoding T9SS type A sorting domain-containing protein, with the protein product MGQRYTFNHLWIILIASAMAINFAFAAGPGKDMRRDTIYVRKPKVNQKSSYLKNGISVASMPQVKPSPYSNIKPSVQTNTDKLLSNVQIYPVTVTDQITLKYMLSRNSNVTIKIMDVLGNNVATLFSDRVESGEKTFVHNIATNRLTSGFYFLRVMVGTESVIKRITIL
- a CDS encoding fumarylacetoacetate hydrolase family protein, with protein sequence MKIIAIGRNYAEHAKELNNPVPTTPVIFMKPDTALLKDNKPFYHPEFSQDVHHEIELVLKVSKEGRHISEKFAGDYFDEIGLGIDFTARDIQSRHKEKGLPWELAKGFDHSAPISNFLPKSQFADLYNINLKLDVNGQTRQDGNTKDLLFSFERLIAFVSQYITLKKGDLIFTGTPEGVAAVKPGDHLEGYLEGQKLLDFHVK
- a CDS encoding peptidoglycan DD-metalloendopeptidase family protein, whose protein sequence is MLKNIICLLGGIAMFTCSHAQDIVKSKTYPVGAFQYPLDLPPSTAGSFGELRANHFHSGLDFRTNRRIGYPVHAAMYGYVSRLRVQLGGFGNAVYLTHPNGYTTVYGHLDHLTPELAKAVRQYQYEHQTYEADFRLQPFQFPVTKGQLIAISGNTGASGGPHLHFEIRDSLTEETVNPQLFGLTIPDNIPPAINSITLYHLNGHPFSENTLRQYYDVSGAGGNYRLTKPQTLFLSGDIGFGITAYDQNSSSVNRNGFYSLQLKVDGRTVYTFAVERFAFDQTHAINGYIDYPQYIKARRWIQKCFVPPGSHISLYPQSEDRGVVSFRDTLLHDVEYVVKDIAGNTSTLKLKVQSSIAKDRPVVNYTGTRFRYDQRNEFNSGPLKVVVSPGNLYDDVDFQYSLLPQKPGTYSATHRVHNRLTPIHLNYDLWIKPDASIGSLANKAVIVNAMGGSVGGIYQDGYVKAKPASFGDFYIRIDTVAPIITPINIRNGSNLAGVRSIALRTSDNLSGVKTVVGKIDGKWILLEQDYKTRVFRYTFDESITAGKHTFEVTVTDQKDNVSQYAAAFNR
- the bcp gene encoding thioredoxin-dependent thiol peroxidase, translating into MATLNEGDKAPDFTAKDQNGKTVSLADYKDKTVVLYFYPKDDTPGCTAEACDFRDNYQFLSTQGYEVIGVSTDDEKSHKKFETKYNLPFTLIADADQQIVNSYGVWVEKNMYGKKYMGTQRTTFIINPEGVISHIISKVDTKNSSQQILDLLKA
- a CDS encoding sigma-70 family RNA polymerase sigma factor, with the protein product MSASVSDTEILSKFQDEKTRNEAFNLLLSKYQQKIYWHVRRMVIDHDDADDLVQDVFIKIWKNLPGFRSDAQLYTWMYRIATNECITFLNKKKQKNNIPLDDVSYELAESLADSTYLSGDKVQLKLQQALLTLPDKQRLVFNMKYYDDMKYEEMSEVLGTSVGALKASFHLAVKKIEAHLLSHD